The DNA segment TCACAGGCTGCATTCCCACGCAGAGCGAGGGAACGATCAAACGTTCGTTTCACCCGTTTTCAGTAGTCCGGGCGGAGTTGCTGTACCCAGCCTTTGCATTTTCGGAGCGTATGCCATGACTCTTGCAGTCCAATTCACCCAAGTTTCCCGTCAATTCGGCGAAGTGAAGGCCGTAGACCGGGTTTCCATCGATATCGAGGACGGCGAGTTCTTTTCCATGCTCGGCCCATCGGGCTCGGGCAAAACCACCTGTTTGCGCCTGATCGCCGGCTTCGAGCAACCCAGTGCCGGCTCCATCCGCATTCATGGCGCCGAAGCCGTGGGCCTGGCGCCCTACCAACGCGACGTCAACACCGTCTTCCAAGACTACGCGCTGTTCCCGCACATGAACGTGCGCGACAACGTCGCCTATGGCCTGAAAGTCAAAGGCATCGGCAAAACCGAACGCCTCACCCGTGCAGAAGAGGCACTGAACATGGTCGCCCTCGGCGGCTACGGCGAGCGTAAGCCCGCACAACTTTCCGGCGGCCAGCGTCAGCGCGTGGCCCTGGCCCGCGCGCTGGTCAATCGGCCGCGGGTGTTGCTACTGGATGAGCCGCTCGGCGCGTTGGACCTGAAGCTGCGCGAGCAGATGCAAGGCGAGTTGAAGAAGCTGCAACGCCAGCTCGGCATCACCTTCATCTTCGTCACCCACGACCAGACTGAAGCGTTGTCGATGTCCGACCGCGTGGCGGTGTTCAACAAGGGCCGCATCGAGCAGGTCGACACCCCGCGCAACCTCTATATGAAACCGGCGACACCGTTCGTGGCCGAGTTTGTCGGCACCTCCAACGTACTGCGTGGCGAGTTGGCCGAACAGTTGACCGGCAATGCCCGGCCGTTCTCCATTCGCCCGGAACACATCCGTTTTGCCGATAGCCCGGTCGCCGGCGACGAGGTGCAAATCAGCGGTCTGCTGCACGACATCCAGTACCAAGGCTCGGCCACCCGCTATGAGATTCAGCTGGAAAACGGCCAAAACCTCAGCATCAGCCATGCCAACAACCAGTGGCAGGAAACCACGCTTGCGTACCAGCCCGGCCAGCGCGTCACTGCACGCTGGGCGCGTGAAGCCATGATCCCACTCCTCGAAACCGCGCTGAGCGAGGGCGTGTGAGATGGAACTGTCGCTAAATGCCCAGACACCGCGGCCCAGCAATGGCCCGCTGCACCGCCTGTCCAACCTTCTGTATCGCAAGCCGAACCTGTACCTGGCGCTACTGCTGGTACCGCCGCTACTGTGGTTTGGCGCGATCTATTTCGGTTCACTGCTGACCCTGCTCTGGCAAGGGCTCTACACCTTCGACGACTTCACCATGACGGTGACGCCGGAGCTGACCCTGGCCAACCTGGCGGCCCTGTTCAACCCGGCCAACTACGACATCATCCTGCGCACCCTGAGTATGGCGGTTGCCGTGTCGCTGGTCAGTGCGATGCTGGCCTTCCCCATCGCCTATTACATGGCGCGCTACACCACGGGCAAGACCAAGGCGTTCTTCTACATCGCGGTGATGATGCCGATGTGGGCCAGCTACATCGTCAAGGCCTACGCCTGGACCCTGCTGCTGGCCAAGGGTGGCGTGGCGCAGTGGT comes from the Pseudomonas cavernicola genome and includes:
- a CDS encoding ABC transporter ATP-binding protein produces the protein MTLAVQFTQVSRQFGEVKAVDRVSIDIEDGEFFSMLGPSGSGKTTCLRLIAGFEQPSAGSIRIHGAEAVGLAPYQRDVNTVFQDYALFPHMNVRDNVAYGLKVKGIGKTERLTRAEEALNMVALGGYGERKPAQLSGGQRQRVALARALVNRPRVLLLDEPLGALDLKLREQMQGELKKLQRQLGITFIFVTHDQTEALSMSDRVAVFNKGRIEQVDTPRNLYMKPATPFVAEFVGTSNVLRGELAEQLTGNARPFSIRPEHIRFADSPVAGDEVQISGLLHDIQYQGSATRYEIQLENGQNLSISHANNQWQETTLAYQPGQRVTARWAREAMIPLLETALSEGV
- a CDS encoding ABC transporter permease, which translates into the protein MELSLNAQTPRPSNGPLHRLSNLLYRKPNLYLALLLVPPLLWFGAIYFGSLLTLLWQGLYTFDDFTMTVTPELTLANLAALFNPANYDIILRTLSMAVAVSLVSAMLAFPIAYYMARYTTGKTKAFFYIAVMMPMWASYIVKAYAWTLLLAKGGVAQWFVQGLGLEPLLQFILGIPGVGGSTLSTSHVGRFMVFVYIWLPFMILPVQAALERLPPSLLQASADLGARPWQTFVQVILPLSIPGIAAGSIFTFSLTLGDFIVPQLVGPPGFFIGSMVYVQQGAVGNMPMAAAFTLVPIVLIAIYLSIVKRLGAFDAL